A stretch of Lathyrus oleraceus cultivar Zhongwan6 chromosome 6, CAAS_Psat_ZW6_1.0, whole genome shotgun sequence DNA encodes these proteins:
- the LOC127091561 gene encoding zinc finger A20 and AN1 domain-containing stress-associated protein 8, producing the protein MESHDETGRPILCINNCGFFGRAETMNMCSKCYKDTLLNKEQDKLAAASVESFVIGGSTKAVVNDGAIDVEVKPVCAEISGDSSTSEILETKVKTGPSRCGTCRKRVGLTGFTCKCGNLFCAMHRYSDKHDCPYDYQAVGRDAIAKSNPVIKADKIDKF; encoded by the coding sequence ATGGAGTCTCATGATGAAACAGGACGCCCCATACTTTGTATTAACAATTGTGGCTTCTTTGGAAGGGCTGAAACCATGAATATGTGTTCCAAATGTTACAAAGACACCTTGTTGAATAAGGAACAAGACAAGCTAGCAGCAGCATCGGTTGAAAGCTTTGTGATTGGCGGTTCAACGAAAGCGGTTGTGAATGATGGTGCTATTGATGTGGAGGTCAAGCCTGTCTGTGCTGAGATTTCTGGAGATTCATCGACTAGTGAGATTCTGGAAACCAAAGTCAAGACAGGTCCAAGCAGATGTGGAACTTGCAGGAAGCGCGTAGGATTAACCGGTTTCACCTGCAAATGTGGAAACCTATTTTGTGCAATGCACCGATATTCTGACAAACATGATTGCCCGTATGATTACCAAGCTGTTGGTCGGGACGCTATTGCTAAATCCAACCCCGTAATTAAGGCGGATAAGATCGACAAATTCTAG